One part of the Macrobrachium rosenbergii isolate ZJJX-2024 chromosome 3, ASM4041242v1, whole genome shotgun sequence genome encodes these proteins:
- the LOC136828588 gene encoding neurotrophin 1-like, which yields MALRVLVSLLLVGSSWGTSTSHVSISLGGSNVAYNNDHVPAPHYPAPAYHPEPAYPVHPAPAYHPEPAYHHPEPAYHPEPAYHHPEPAYHHPEPSYEKHHEPEIPACSELTNATYCLEDEDYPEYDIKHAIQYHLDSFNHLYADVADLNTELSVERPNTLEEETYLCPSETAYIRPLRALNTDGKWRVIINEIKLHYKTFTQTARVEDCLTAGEECPKVPICYESTCLQKSIYHRFLVYDPYDKYFPFAIETFKLPSSCACLLGAYTIDH from the exons ATGGCGCTTAGAGTgctg GTGTCACTTCTCCTGGTAGGGTCATCATGGGGGACCTCCACCTCCCATGTCTCCATCAGCCTAGGTGGAAGCAACGTCGCCTATAACAACGACCACGTTCCAGCCCCCCATTATCCAGCCCCTGCTTATCATCCAGAACCAGCATATCCAGTCCATCCAGCTCCGGCCTACCATCCAGAACCGGCATACCATCATCCAGAACCGGCTTATCACCCAGAGCCGGCCTACCACCATCCAGAACCAGCTTACCATCATCCAGAACCTTCGTACGAGAAGCACCACGAGCCCGAAATTCCTGCGTGTTCGGAACTGACCAACGCCACCTATTGCCTGGAAGACGAGGATTACCCCGAGTACGACATCAAGCACGCCATCCAGTACCACCTAGACAGCTTCAACCACCTTTACGCGGACGTCGCTGACCTCAACACAGAGCTCTCGGTGGAGAGGCCAAACACCCTGGAGGAGGAGACTTACCTCTGCCCCTCCGAGACCGCTTACATCCGTCCCCTGAGGGCCCTTAACACCGACGGCAAGTGGAGAGTCATCATCAATGAAATCAAGCTCCATTACAAGACCTTCACGCAGACGGCCCGCGTGGAGGATTGTCTGACCGCCGGGGAGGAGTGCCCCAAGGTCCCTATCTGCTACGAGTCCACTTGCCTGCAGAAGTCCATCTACCATCGGTTCCTCGTCTACGACCCCTACGACAAGTACTTCCCCTTCGCCATCGAGACCTTCAAGTTGCCTTCGAGTTGTGCCTGTCTCTTGGGAGCCTACACTATTGATCACTAA